One Fusarium oxysporum f. sp. lycopersici 4287 chromosome 8, whole genome shotgun sequence genomic region harbors:
- a CDS encoding hypothetical protein (At least one base has a quality score < 10), which yields MFAAENAARMASIKDELTIAAGKVTPGVDDTPYIQYALEALTRNHGGPSAAHFPSGSSNDYEEDYPQPRRYADEEMARGYPQLTQPEPAYVEDRLPEPIETQAPRYEMPDTSAHPASNARHHNEPVAHHNAPAVPQSPTPSDHSEPDQFAQREKARPRSIPIDRAHPPLVFKPAILRPVFMCIFALLCLLMIAALIFCAVYSQKDGGFTPYPGSIYSGQYFLFRILPQIFAGIILIYAQSIVTASMRTIPFTAMADAEPRERYLALFRRLRPLTFLIPSFTGPWQFQFFSVCTWLANFTIPLMSTAFSCIFKDQGWVWAAVQGIAWTLVALYILMLAATIALTMFWRNRWTGLLWDIRSVGHLLPLLSQSNTASSYNSPEVIQRSSVLQDQLRQRVLDRLGYWQMDGQQGGVWYGIGSVGDGGHTDYRTYDLVLKKPEISPASSLDDLEAEVRHYRYTPIALRTSVILGSVIFMTLLILAIVLVSFLPQTRLDQGYFPQVPARPGAGAFSAANFLYAFIPSLLGMIMFLLFQSLDDALRIHQPWADMSKSSGEIASKSILADYAACYPFQCTWKALRNGHWRVAVTSFMATIFIFIPILAGGLFMALTNFRGQVKMFPNMPVFGVLLAFLFLYLGCLSLMLPGRQALRIPHPADTLAEIISLSAARETVSDPAFLAVRDTADLKSRLGLDRSDPREQSMWYFGVSRDERYESVRPMKRFTEKRMRSHRST from the coding sequence ATGTTCGCCGCCGAGAACGCAGCTCGCATGGCGAGTATCAAGGACGAGTTGACAATAGCCGCTGGCAAGGTCACTCCCGGCGTTGACGATACACCATATATTCAATACGCTCTCGAGGCTCTCACGAGAAATCACGGCGGTCCTTCTGCTGCGCATTTCCCTTCCGGATCTTCGAATGACTATGAGGAGGACTACCCACAACCAAGACGGTACgccgatgaggagatggcgAGGGGATACCCTCAATTGACACAACCGGAGCCCGCTTACGTTGAAGATCGTTTACCAGAACCGATCGAGACGCAAGCTCCTCGCTACGAGATGCCCGATACCTCCGCGCACCCTGCGTCAAATGCTCGGCATCACAACGAGCCCGTTGCTCATCACAATGCACCAGCCGTTCCTCAGTCACCAACTCCTTCAGATCACTCTGAGCCTGACCAGTTCGCTCAGAGGGAGAAGGCTCGCCCTCGATCCATCCCCATTGACCGAGCGCATCCTCCTCTCGTCTTCAAGCCTGCCATTCTTCGACCAGTCTTTATGTGCATCTTTGCCTTGTTGTGTTTACTCATGATAGCCGCCCTCATCTTCTGCGCTGTCTACTCACAAAAAGATGGTGGTTTCACTCCATATCCTGGAAGTATCTACAGCGGTCAATACTTTTTGTTCAGAATCTTGCCTCAAATATTCGCAGGAATCATCTTAATCTACGCCCAATCTATCGTCACTGCTTCAATGCGAACTATACCATTCACCGCCatggctgatgctgagccCCGAGAACGATATCTCGCACTCTTCCGACGATTGCGTCCTCTAACATTTCTCATTCCATCGTTCACAGGACCCTGGCAATTCCAGTTCTTCAGCGTGTGCACATGGCTCGCTAATTTCACGATCCCTCTAATGAGCACAGCCTTCTCATGCATCTTCAAGGACCAGGGTTGGGTATGGGCTGCAGTTCAGGGTATTGCTTGGACACTTGTCGCGCTCTACATCTTGATGCTGGCAGCCACCATCGCTTTGACGATGTTCTGGCGCAATCGGTGGACGGGGCTCTTGTGGGATATTCGATCTGTGGGACATCTTCTCCCCCTGTTAAGTCAAAGCAACACTGCCAGTAGCTACAACAGCCCGGAGGTTATCCAGCGCAGCTCTGTATTGCAGGACCAACTTCGACAGCGTGTTCTTGACCGACTCGGATACTGGCAGATGGATGGCCAGCAAGGTGGCGTGTGGTACGGCATCGGATCTGTTGGTGACGGTGGTCACACTGATTACAGAACCTACGACCTCGTCCTCAAGAAGCCCGAAATCTCGCCTGCGTCTTCTCTCGATGaccttgaggctgaggttcGCCACTATAGGTACACGCCTATCGCCTTGCGCACTTCCGTAATTCTGGGCTCAGTCATCTTCATGACCCTCCTTATCCTCGCAATTGTTCTCGTCTCCTTCTTGCCCCAGACTCGACTGGACCAGGGATACTTCCCTCAAGTCCCTGCCCGACCTGGGGCCGGAGCTTTCTCTGCGGCCAACTTCCTCTACGCTTTCATCCCCTCTCTACTGGGCATGATCATGTTCTTGCTCTTCCAAAGCCTCGACGACGCTCTCCGCATCCACCAGCCCTGGGCAGACATGTCCAAGTCTTCTGGTGAGATTGCGTCCAAGTCCATCCTCGCCGATTACGCTGCTTGCTACCCCTTCCAGTGTACATGGAAAGCTCTCCGTAACGGCCACTGGCGTGTTGCTGTGACCTCTTTCATGGCCacaatcttcatcttcatccccATCCTCGCAGGTGGCCTCTTCATGGCCCTGACCAACTTCCGTGGTCAGGTCAAGATGTTCCCCAACATGCCCGTCTTCGGCGTTCTCCtcgcctttctcttcctctacCTCGGCTGCCTCTCTCTGATGCTGCCCGGCCGTCAGGCCCTCCGCATCCCTCATCCTGCCGACACTCTCGCCGAGATCATTTCTCTCAGCGCAGCTCGGGAGACCGTTTCAGACCCTGCTTTCTTGGCCGTTAGGGACACTGCAGACCTCAAGTCTCGCCTGGGTCTTGATCGCTCTGATCCTCGTGAGCAGTCAATGTGGTACTTTGGCGTTTCCCGGGACGAGCGCTACGAGAGCGTCCGCCCTATGAAACGATTTACCGAAAAAAGAATGAGATCTCATAGATCTACTTGA
- a CDS encoding hypothetical protein (At least one base has a quality score < 10), translated as MNFQNFNFDFVEVPRQGPPKRQTPGQQSIDDDDQSSQPILHPYYDLRQRVGRNSTNPSASPPGALFFAPSPPSLPPSKVTASTAEIYGPERLFGSDLPGGFAAPTPPTQTHHTAPPVAPPAAPTAPTAPTPGSVRFDEAQLAMFAAENAARMASIKDELTIAAGKVTPGVDDTPYIQYALEALTRNHGGPSAAHFPSGSSNDYEEDYPQPRRYADEEMARGYPQLTQPEPAYVEDRLPEPIETQAPRYEMPDTSAHPASNARHHNEPVAHHNAPAVPQSPTPSDHSEPDQFAQREKARPRSIPIDRAHPPLVFKPAILRPVFMCIFALLCLLMIAALIFCAVYSQKDGGFTPYPGSIYSGQYFLFRILPQIFAGIILIYAQSIVTASMRTIPFTAMADAEPRERYLALFRRLRPLTFLIPSFTGPWQFQFFSVCTWLANFTIPLMSTAFSCIFKDQGWVWAAVQGIAWTLVALYILMLAATIALTMFWRNRWTGLLWDIRSVGHLLPLLSQSNTASSYNSPEVIQRSSVLQDQLRQRVLDRLGYWQMDGQQGGVWYGIGSVGDGGHTDYRTYDLVLKKPEISPASSLDDLEAEVRHYRYTPIALRTSVILGSVIFMTLLILAIVLVSFLPQTRLDQGYFPQVPARPGAGAFSAANFLYAFIPSLLGMIMFLLFQSLDDALRIHQPWADMSKSSGEIASKSILADYAACYPFQCTWKALRNGHWRVAVTSFMATIFIFIPILAGGLFMALTNFRGQVKMFPNMPVFGVLLAFLFLYLGCLSLMLPGRQALRIPHPADTLAEIISLSAARETVSDPAFLAVRDTADLKSRLGLDRSDPREQSMWYFGVSRDERYESVRPMKRFTEKRMRSHRST; from the exons ATGAACTTCCAAAACTTCAACTTCGACTTTGTGGAAGTACCTC GTCAAGGTCCTCCAAAGAGGCAGACTCCTGGTCAACAGTCAattgacgacgacgatcAATCATCTCAACCAATTCTTCACCCATATTATGATCTTAGACAGCGTGTAGGACGAAACTCTACCAATCCGTCAGCATCACCGCCTGGTGCTCTATTCTTTGCTCCATCACCTCCTTCTCTGCCACCATCAAAGGTCACAGCCTCGACAGCTGAGATCTACGGCCCCGAACGATTATTCGGTTCTGATCTTCCTGGAGGGTTTGCGGCACCTACACCACCAACGCAGACGCATCACACTGCACCGCCTGTCGCTCCTCCAGCTGCTCCAACTGCACCTACAGCTCCTACACCTGGGTCTGTTCGATTCGACGAGGCTCAATTAGCCATGTTCGCCGCCGAGAACGCAGCTCGCATGGCGAGTATCAAGGACGAGTTGACAATAGCCGCTGGCAAGGTCACTCCCGGCGTTGACGATACACCATATATTCAATACGCTCTCGAGGCTCTCACGAGAAATCACGGCGGTCCTTCTGCTGCGCATTTCCCTTCCGGATCTTCGAATGACTATGAGGAGGACTACCCACAACCAAGACGGTACgccgatgaggagatggcgAGGGGATACCCTCAATTGACACAACCGGAGCCCGCTTACGTTGAAGATCGTTTACCAGAACCGATCGAGACGCAAGCTCCTCGCTACGAGATGCCCGATACCTCCGCGCACCCTGCGTCAAATGCTCGGCATCACAACGAGCCCGTTGCTCATCACAATGCACCAGCCGTTCCTCAGTCACCAACTCCTTCAGATCACTCTGAGCCTGACCAGTTCGCTCAGAGGGAGAAGGCTCGCCCTCGATCCATCCCCATTGACCGAGCGCATCCTCCTCTCGTCTTCAAGCCTGCCATTCTTCGACCAGTCTTTATGTGCATCTTTGCCTTGTTGTGTTTACTCATGATAGCCGCCCTCATCTTCTGCGCTGTCTACTCACAAAAAGATGGTGGTTTCACTCCATATCCTGGAAGTATCTACAGCGGTCAATACTTTTTGTTCAGAATCTTGCCTCAAATATTCGCAGGAATCATCTTAATCTACGCCCAATCTATCGTCACTGCTTCAATGCGAACTATACCATTCACCGCCatggctgatgctgagccCCGAGAACGATATCTCGCACTCTTCCGACGATTGCGTCCTCTAACATTTCTCATTCCATCGTTCACAGGACCCTGGCAATTCCAGTTCTTCAGCGTGTGCACATGGCTCGCTAATTTCACGATCCCTCTAATGAGCACAGCCTTCTCATGCATCTTCAAGGACCAGGGTTGGGTATGGGCTGCAGTTCAGGGTATTGCTTGGACACTTGTCGCGCTCTACATCTTGATGCTGGCAGCCACCATCGCTTTGACGATGTTCTGGCGCAATCGGTGGACGGGGCTCTTGTGGGATATTCGATCTGTGGGACATCTTCTCCCCCTGTTAAGTCAAAGCAACACTGCCAGTAGCTACAACAGCCCGGAGGTTATCCAGCGCAGCTCTGTATTGCAGGACCAACTTCGACAGCGTGTTCTTGACCGACTCGGATACTGGCAGATGGATGGCCAGCAAGGTGGCGTGTGGTACGGCATCGGATCTGTTGGTGACGGTGGTCACACTGATTACAGAACCTACGACCTCGTCCTCAAGAAGCCCGAAATCTCGCCTGCGTCTTCTCTCGATGaccttgaggctgaggttcGCCACTATAGGTACACGCCTATCGCCTTGCGCACTTCCGTAATTCTGGGCTCAGTCATCTTCATGACCCTCCTTATCCTCGCAATTGTTCTCGTCTCCTTCTTGCCCCAGACTCGACTGGACCAGGGATACTTCCCTCAAGTCCCTGCCCGACCTGGGGCCGGAGCTTTCTCTGCGGCCAACTTCCTCTACGCTTTCATCCCCTCTCTACTGGGCATGATCATGTTCTTGCTCTTCCAAAGCCTCGACGACGCTCTCCGCATCCACCAGCCCTGGGCAGACATGTCCAAGTCTTCTGGTGAGATTGCGTCCAAGTCCATCCTCGCCGATTACGCTGCTTGCTACCCCTTCCAGTGTACATGGAAAGCTCTCCGTAACGGCCACTGGCGTGTTGCTGTGACCTCTTTCATGGCCacaatcttcatcttcatccccATCCTCGCAGGTGGCCTCTTCATGGCCCTGACCAACTTCCGTGGTCAGGTCAAGATGTTCCCCAACATGCCCGTCTTCGGCGTTCTCCtcgcctttctcttcctctacCTCGGCTGCCTCTCTCTGATGCTGCCCGGCCGTCAGGCCCTCCGCATCCCTCATCCTGCCGACACTCTCGCCGAGATCATTTCTCTCAGCGCAGCTCGGGAGACCGTTTCAGACCCTGCTTTCTTGGCCGTTAGGGACACTGCAGACCTCAAGTCTCGCCTGGGTCTTGATCGCTCTGATCCTCGTGAGCAGTCAATGTGGTACTTTGGCGTTTCCCGGGACGAGCGCTACGAGAGCGTCCGCCCTATGAAACGATTTACCGAAAAAAGAATGAGATCTCATAGATCTACTTGA
- a CDS encoding hypothetical protein (At least one base has a quality score < 10): MTMRRTTHNQDEPIETQAPRYEMPDTSAHPASNARHHNEPVAHHNAPAVPQSPTPSDHSEPDQFAQREKARPRSIPIDRAHPPLVFKPAILRPVFMCIFALLCLLMIAALIFCAVYSQKDGGFTPYPGSIYSGQYFLFRILPQIFAGIILIYAQSIVTASMRTIPFTAMADAEPRERYLALFRRLRPLTFLIPSFTGPWQFQFFSVCTWLANFTIPLMSTAFSCIFKDQGWVWAAVQGIAWTLVALYILMLAATIALTMFWRNRWTGLLWDIRSVGHLLPLLSQSNTASSYNSPEVIQRSSVLQDQLRQRVLDRLGYWQMDGQQGGVWYGIGSVGDGGHTDYRTYDLVLKKPEISPASSLDDLEAEVRHYRYTPIALRTSVILGSVIFMTLLILAIVLVSFLPQTRLDQGYFPQVPARPGAGAFSAANFLYAFIPSLLGMIMFLLFQSLDDALRIHQPWADMSKSSGEIASKSILADYAACYPFQCTWKALRNGHWRVAVTSFMATIFIFIPILAGGLFMALTNFRGQVKMFPNMPVFGVLLAFLFLYLGCLSLMLPGRQALRIPHPADTLAEIISLSAARETVSDPAFLAVRDTADLKSRLGLDRSDPREQSMWYFGVSRDERYESVRPMKRFTEKRMRSHRST; the protein is encoded by the exons ATGACTATGAGGAGGACTACCCACAACCAAGACG AACCGATCGAGACGCAAGCTCCTCGCTACGAGATGCCCGATACCTCCGCGCACCCTGCGTCAAATGCTCGGCATCACAACGAGCCCGTTGCTCATCACAATGCACCAGCCGTTCCTCAGTCACCAACTCCTTCAGATCACTCTGAGCCTGACCAGTTCGCTCAGAGGGAGAAGGCTCGCCCTCGATCCATCCCCATTGACCGAGCGCATCCTCCTCTCGTCTTCAAGCCTGCCATTCTTCGACCAGTCTTTATGTGCATCTTTGCCTTGTTGTGTTTACTCATGATAGCCGCCCTCATCTTCTGCGCTGTCTACTCACAAAAAGATGGTGGTTTCACTCCATATCCTGGAAGTATCTACAGCGGTCAATACTTTTTGTTCAGAATCTTGCCTCAAATATTCGCAGGAATCATCTTAATCTACGCCCAATCTATCGTCACTGCTTCAATGCGAACTATACCATTCACCGCCatggctgatgctgagccCCGAGAACGATATCTCGCACTCTTCCGACGATTGCGTCCTCTAACATTTCTCATTCCATCGTTCACAGGACCCTGGCAATTCCAGTTCTTCAGCGTGTGCACATGGCTCGCTAATTTCACGATCCCTCTAATGAGCACAGCCTTCTCATGCATCTTCAAGGACCAGGGTTGGGTATGGGCTGCAGTTCAGGGTATTGCTTGGACACTTGTCGCGCTCTACATCTTGATGCTGGCAGCCACCATCGCTTTGACGATGTTCTGGCGCAATCGGTGGACGGGGCTCTTGTGGGATATTCGATCTGTGGGACATCTTCTCCCCCTGTTAAGTCAAAGCAACACTGCCAGTAGCTACAACAGCCCGGAGGTTATCCAGCGCAGCTCTGTATTGCAGGACCAACTTCGACAGCGTGTTCTTGACCGACTCGGATACTGGCAGATGGATGGCCAGCAAGGTGGCGTGTGGTACGGCATCGGATCTGTTGGTGACGGTGGTCACACTGATTACAGAACCTACGACCTCGTCCTCAAGAAGCCCGAAATCTCGCCTGCGTCTTCTCTCGATGaccttgaggctgaggttcGCCACTATAGGTACACGCCTATCGCCTTGCGCACTTCCGTAATTCTGGGCTCAGTCATCTTCATGACCCTCCTTATCCTCGCAATTGTTCTCGTCTCCTTCTTGCCCCAGACTCGACTGGACCAGGGATACTTCCCTCAAGTCCCTGCCCGACCTGGGGCCGGAGCTTTCTCTGCGGCCAACTTCCTCTACGCTTTCATCCCCTCTCTACTGGGCATGATCATGTTCTTGCTCTTCCAAAGCCTCGACGACGCTCTCCGCATCCACCAGCCCTGGGCAGACATGTCCAAGTCTTCTGGTGAGATTGCGTCCAAGTCCATCCTCGCCGATTACGCTGCTTGCTACCCCTTCCAGTGTACATGGAAAGCTCTCCGTAACGGCCACTGGCGTGTTGCTGTGACCTCTTTCATGGCCacaatcttcatcttcatccccATCCTCGCAGGTGGCCTCTTCATGGCCCTGACCAACTTCCGTGGTCAGGTCAAGATGTTCCCCAACATGCCCGTCTTCGGCGTTCTCCtcgcctttctcttcctctacCTCGGCTGCCTCTCTCTGATGCTGCCCGGCCGTCAGGCCCTCCGCATCCCTCATCCTGCCGACACTCTCGCCGAGATCATTTCTCTCAGCGCAGCTCGGGAGACCGTTTCAGACCCTGCTTTCTTGGCCGTTAGGGACACTGCAGACCTCAAGTCTCGCCTGGGTCTTGATCGCTCTGATCCTCGTGAGCAGTCAATGTGGTACTTTGGCGTTTCCCGGGACGAGCGCTACGAGAGCGTCCGCCCTATGAAACGATTTACCGAAAAAAGAATGAGATCTCATAGATCTACTTGA